The following are from one region of the Stigmatella ashevillena genome:
- a CDS encoding NADH-quinone oxidoreductase subunit L, which produces MALNDLFNSAPIAPALLTPSLWMIIALPLLGALVCGLFGRRLGRENVHLVACAAVAGSFVLSLLAFWATSSGAPSVPDTFGGFRTSHALWADMGTWFRAGEFRVNFGLLVDHLSGTLMLVITGVGLLIHLYSTSYMEHDDGYWRYFAYLNLFVAMMLTLVMADNLVLLFVGWEGVGMASYLLIGFWYTDPAKAWAGRKAFVANRMGDFGFLIATFLLVLVVGAFSRQSTPEDFRFVRTFRNGQSTETGRGDPSRFQAGLALRGPVTFQGLETLARALPEQQSNGAVTLTTPIAEGPLKGRTFGGVLTVALLLFLLGAAGKSAQLPLYVWLPDAMAGPTPVSALIHAATMVTAGVYLFARMSSLLVLSPVAMATVAIIGATTALLAAIIAFAQDDIKKVLAYSTVSQLGIMFMGLGTGIFWAAVLHLVTHAFFKACLFLGAGSVMHGNGDETDIKKLGGLRHEMRWTWVTFAIATLAITGIFPLSGFFSKDAILHGVHLNRIAGYEWVHSLLFPVGLVITACTAFYMSRLYLLTFEGKRSPEAKVAHAHESAWTMTLPLVLLAVCSVVASVYAFPVLKGRPEALMDNFLSSVFGPTRDIVRSAGTVILDDSLPKMTDYLLAWAVALVGGGAAAYLYLSFFPSRQGQPAQPFALQVRRVVQNKFYVDELYELVLLRPVKFLSFLLYRVVDSFLIDTVLVRGSAWVTVRFGSALRYLQSGDAQAYAAVMALALLGGVVYALFQVL; this is translated from the coding sequence ATGGCTCTCAACGACCTCTTCAACAGTGCTCCCATCGCCCCCGCCCTCCTGACGCCTTCGCTGTGGATGATCATCGCATTGCCACTGCTGGGCGCCCTCGTGTGCGGCCTGTTCGGCAGGCGGCTGGGCCGCGAGAACGTGCACCTGGTGGCCTGCGCGGCCGTGGCAGGCTCCTTCGTGCTCTCGCTGCTGGCCTTCTGGGCCACGAGCAGCGGCGCGCCTTCCGTACCGGACACCTTCGGCGGCTTCCGCACCAGCCACGCGCTCTGGGCGGACATGGGCACCTGGTTCCGCGCGGGCGAGTTCCGCGTGAACTTCGGGCTGCTGGTGGACCACCTGTCCGGCACGCTGATGCTGGTCATCACCGGGGTGGGCCTCCTCATCCACCTCTACTCCACCAGCTACATGGAGCACGATGACGGGTACTGGCGGTACTTCGCGTACCTCAACCTGTTCGTCGCGATGATGCTGACGCTGGTGATGGCCGACAACCTCGTGCTGCTCTTCGTGGGCTGGGAGGGCGTGGGCATGGCCAGCTACCTGCTCATCGGCTTCTGGTACACGGATCCGGCCAAGGCCTGGGCGGGGCGCAAGGCCTTCGTCGCCAACCGCATGGGTGACTTCGGGTTCCTCATCGCCACGTTCCTGCTGGTCCTGGTGGTGGGCGCCTTCTCCCGGCAATCGACCCCGGAGGACTTCCGCTTCGTGCGCACCTTCCGGAATGGGCAGAGCACGGAGACGGGCCGGGGAGATCCCTCCCGGTTCCAGGCAGGCCTGGCGCTGCGGGGCCCCGTCACCTTCCAGGGGCTGGAGACCCTGGCCCGGGCGCTGCCGGAGCAGCAGAGCAACGGGGCGGTGACGCTGACGACGCCCATCGCCGAGGGTCCGCTGAAGGGCCGCACTTTCGGCGGGGTGCTCACGGTGGCGCTGCTGCTGTTCCTGCTGGGCGCGGCAGGCAAGAGCGCCCAGTTGCCCCTGTACGTGTGGCTGCCGGACGCGATGGCGGGCCCCACGCCCGTCTCTGCCCTCATCCACGCGGCGACGATGGTCACCGCGGGTGTCTACCTGTTTGCCCGCATGAGCTCGCTGCTGGTGCTCAGCCCCGTGGCGATGGCCACCGTGGCGATCATCGGAGCAACCACTGCCCTGCTGGCGGCGATCATCGCCTTCGCGCAAGACGACATCAAGAAGGTGCTGGCCTACTCCACCGTGTCCCAGTTGGGCATCATGTTCATGGGCCTGGGCACGGGCATCTTCTGGGCGGCGGTGCTGCACCTGGTCACCCACGCCTTCTTCAAGGCGTGCCTCTTCCTGGGGGCCGGCAGCGTGATGCACGGCAACGGGGATGAGACGGACATCAAGAAGCTGGGCGGTCTGCGCCACGAGATGCGCTGGACGTGGGTCACCTTCGCCATCGCCACGCTGGCCATCACCGGCATCTTCCCGCTGTCGGGTTTCTTCTCCAAGGACGCCATCCTCCACGGCGTCCACCTCAACCGCATCGCGGGCTACGAGTGGGTCCACTCCCTGCTGTTCCCCGTGGGCCTGGTCATCACCGCGTGCACGGCGTTCTACATGTCGCGCCTGTACCTGCTGACGTTCGAGGGCAAGCGCTCTCCCGAGGCGAAGGTGGCGCACGCGCACGAGAGCGCCTGGACCATGACGCTGCCGCTGGTGCTCTTGGCGGTGTGCAGCGTCGTGGCCTCCGTCTATGCCTTCCCCGTGCTGAAGGGACGCCCCGAGGCGCTGATGGACAACTTCCTCAGCTCGGTGTTCGGCCCGACGCGGGACATCGTGCGCAGCGCCGGCACGGTGATCCTCGACGACAGCCTGCCCAAGATGACCGACTACCTGCTCGCGTGGGCCGTGGCGCTGGTGGGCGGAGGGGCCGCGGCCTACCTCTACCTGTCGTTCTTCCCGTCACGGCAAGGCCAGCCTGCCCAGCCTTTCGCGCTCCAGGTGCGGCGGGTGGTGCAGAACAAGTTCTATGTGGATGAGCTGTACGAGCTGGTGCTCCTGCGCCCGGTGAAGTTCCTCAGCTTCCTTCTGTACCGCGTGGTGGACTCGTTCCTCATCGACACGGTGCTGGTGCGCGGCTCCGCCTGGGTCACCGTCCGCTTCGGCAGCGCGCTGCGCTACCTGCAGTCGGGGGATGCGCAGGCCTATGCCGCGGTCATGGCCCTGGCGCTGCTGGGTGGCGTCGTCTACGCGCTCTTCCAGGTTCTCTGA
- the nuoK gene encoding NADH-quinone oxidoreductase subunit NuoK produces MVPISYYLFLAAALFCLGMFGVLVRRNALVVFMCVELMLNAANLTFLAFARMRGDSAGHVSAFFVIAVAAAEAAIGLAIVIAVFRSRGSVNIDEIKTMKH; encoded by the coding sequence ATGGTTCCCATCTCGTACTACCTCTTCCTCGCCGCCGCCCTGTTCTGCCTGGGCATGTTCGGCGTCCTGGTGCGCCGCAACGCGCTGGTCGTCTTCATGTGCGTGGAGTTGATGCTGAACGCGGCGAACCTGACCTTCCTGGCCTTCGCGCGGATGCGCGGTGACAGCGCGGGCCACGTGTCGGCCTTCTTCGTCATCGCAGTGGCAGCGGCGGAGGCGGCCATCGGGCTGGCCATCGTCATCGCCGTCTTCCGCAGCCGAGGCAGCGTCAACATCGATGAAATCAAGACGATGAAGCACTGA
- a CDS encoding NADH-quinone oxidoreductase subunit J family protein, with the protein MNIEQALFGAFAFLTLFSATMVIFAKSPIHSAMALVSTFFFLAGIYVLLWAHTLAVMQVLVYAGAIMVLFLFVIMLLNLGEEPSGPRLTLTRIIGGATALGLFACLAVALARIPSTVVDLGAQAQTFGTLETIGKAIFSTWLFPFEAVSLLLLVSMVGSVVVAKSRI; encoded by the coding sequence GTGAACATCGAGCAAGCCCTCTTCGGAGCGTTCGCGTTCCTGACGCTGTTTTCCGCCACGATGGTCATCTTCGCCAAGAGCCCGATCCACTCGGCCATGGCGCTGGTCTCCACCTTCTTCTTCCTCGCCGGCATCTACGTGCTGCTGTGGGCGCACACCCTAGCGGTGATGCAGGTGCTGGTGTACGCGGGCGCCATCATGGTGCTCTTCCTGTTCGTCATCATGTTGCTGAACCTGGGAGAAGAGCCCTCCGGCCCCCGGTTGACGCTGACGCGCATCATCGGCGGCGCGACGGCGCTGGGGCTGTTCGCGTGCCTGGCGGTGGCCCTCGCGCGGATCCCCTCCACCGTGGTGGACCTGGGCGCGCAGGCGCAGACCTTCGGAACCCTGGAGACGATCGGCAAGGCCATCTTCAGCACGTGGCTGTTCCCTTTTGAAGCGGTGAGCCTGCTGCTGCTGGTGTCGATGGTCGGCTCGGTGGTCGTCGCCAAGTCGCGCATCTGA
- the nuoF gene encoding NADH-quinone oxidoreductase subunit NuoF, with the protein MTTASAFEPLISSAWGQPQSWTLEHYRQRGGYESLKKTLEMAPAAIIDEVKKSNLRGRGGAGFPTGLKWSFVPKDNPKPKYLTVNADESEPGTFKDRYILSLDPHMMLEGIAIAAYALGVHTCYIYMRGEFKHPAERTQAAIQEAYKAGIFGKTLLGKDFELNCYLVRGAGAYICGEETALLESLEGKKGWPRLKPPFPAVVGLFGSPTVINNVETLSNVPHIFARGADWYSKLGTEKSGGTRLVCLSGTVNRPGVYEIPLQTTVSELIFGDTYGRGLPEGRSVKAVIPGGSSAPVLSPNELDVALEFEALRLKQTMAGSGGVIVMDDTSCMVRCLWRVARFYAEESCGQCTPCREGTPWQTRLLRKIEEGRGEMADLEMLSHVASSIAPYPPMGLGNTICALGDAAALPTHSFLMRFRAEFEAHIHEKRCPFGDKPWGAFGDWS; encoded by the coding sequence ATGACGACCGCATCCGCCTTTGAACCGCTCATCTCCTCGGCGTGGGGGCAGCCTCAGTCGTGGACGTTGGAGCACTACCGCCAGCGAGGCGGCTACGAGTCGCTGAAGAAGACGCTGGAGATGGCGCCCGCGGCGATCATCGACGAGGTGAAGAAGTCCAACCTGCGCGGGCGGGGCGGCGCGGGCTTCCCCACCGGGCTCAAGTGGAGCTTCGTCCCCAAGGACAACCCCAAGCCCAAGTACCTGACCGTCAACGCGGACGAGTCCGAGCCGGGCACCTTCAAGGACCGCTACATCCTCTCCCTGGACCCGCACATGATGCTGGAGGGCATCGCCATCGCGGCCTACGCGCTGGGGGTGCACACCTGCTACATCTACATGCGCGGCGAGTTCAAACACCCGGCCGAGCGCACCCAAGCGGCCATCCAGGAAGCCTACAAGGCGGGGATTTTCGGCAAGACGCTGCTGGGCAAGGACTTCGAGCTGAACTGCTACCTGGTGCGCGGCGCGGGCGCCTACATCTGCGGTGAGGAGACGGCGCTGCTGGAGAGCCTGGAGGGCAAGAAGGGCTGGCCCCGCCTCAAGCCGCCCTTCCCCGCGGTGGTGGGCCTGTTCGGCTCCCCCACGGTCATCAACAACGTGGAGACGCTGTCCAACGTCCCGCACATCTTCGCGCGCGGCGCGGACTGGTACTCGAAGCTGGGCACCGAGAAGTCCGGCGGCACGCGCCTGGTGTGCCTGTCGGGCACGGTGAACCGGCCGGGCGTCTACGAGATTCCGCTGCAGACGACCGTGTCCGAGCTCATCTTCGGCGACACGTACGGCCGGGGGCTGCCCGAGGGGCGCTCGGTGAAGGCCGTCATCCCCGGGGGCTCCTCGGCGCCGGTCTTGAGCCCCAACGAGCTGGACGTGGCCCTGGAGTTCGAGGCGCTCCGCCTGAAGCAGACGATGGCCGGCTCGGGCGGTGTCATCGTCATGGACGACACCTCGTGCATGGTGCGCTGCCTGTGGCGCGTGGCGCGCTTCTACGCGGAGGAGTCCTGCGGCCAGTGCACCCCGTGCCGCGAGGGCACGCCGTGGCAGACGCGGCTGCTGCGCAAGATCGAAGAGGGCCGCGGCGAGATGGCGGACCTGGAGATGCTCAGCCACGTGGCCTCGTCCATCGCGCCCTACCCGCCCATGGGCCTGGGCAACACCATCTGCGCGCTGGGCGACGCGGCGGCGCTGCCCACCCATTCGTTCCTCATGCGGTTCCGCGCCGAGTTCGAGGCGCACATCCACGAGAAGCGCTGCCCGTTCGGCGACAAGCCCTGGGGCGCGTTCGGAGACTGGTCGTGA
- a CDS encoding NADH-quinone oxidoreductase subunit NuoE family protein, which produces MAEPLFTPEEQKKFDAGIAEILSHYPPDRKSAGMLPALRLLQDLKGWCPPEGIRLVAKNLEVTPERAYEVATFYVMYHLKKPGKYTIDVCTNLSCSLRGAEKMLAYLEGKLGLKAGEANEKFTLRETECLASCGTAPCLQVNEDHHENLTKARVDELLAKLT; this is translated from the coding sequence ATGGCGGAGCCCCTGTTCACCCCTGAAGAGCAGAAGAAGTTCGATGCGGGGATCGCAGAAATCCTCTCGCACTACCCGCCCGACCGCAAAAGCGCCGGGATGCTGCCCGCGCTCCGGCTGCTGCAGGACCTCAAGGGCTGGTGCCCTCCCGAGGGCATCCGTCTGGTGGCCAAGAATCTGGAGGTCACCCCCGAGCGCGCCTATGAGGTGGCCACCTTCTACGTGATGTACCACCTGAAGAAGCCGGGCAAGTACACCATCGACGTGTGCACCAACCTCTCCTGCTCGCTGCGAGGCGCCGAGAAGATGCTCGCCTACCTGGAGGGCAAGCTGGGGCTGAAGGCGGGCGAAGCCAACGAGAAGTTCACCCTTCGGGAGACCGAGTGCCTGGCATCCTGCGGCACGGCGCCGTGCCTTCAGGTCAATGAAGACCACCATGAGAACCTGACGAAGGCCCGGGTGGACGAGCTGCTCGCCAAGCTCACCTGA
- a CDS encoding response regulator, translating into MSAAGPHSDAQNPLGVDPEGYRVLIVEDNPHIIEMYAYVLKKLASGDLAGKVPLEVHFAPDGHHALTLLRERRFSLVMTDLYMPVMDGFALVERIRAEEPLRNIPIIAISAGGKEAQDRAMQLGVDIYLRKPVRFVEVLETVKQLLRIGK; encoded by the coding sequence TTGAGTGCGGCGGGACCTCACAGCGACGCGCAGAACCCCTTGGGCGTCGATCCCGAGGGCTACCGTGTGCTCATCGTCGAGGACAATCCGCACATCATCGAGATGTATGCCTACGTCCTCAAGAAGCTGGCCAGCGGGGATCTGGCGGGCAAGGTGCCCTTGGAAGTGCACTTCGCCCCGGATGGGCACCATGCGCTGACCCTGTTGCGCGAGCGACGCTTCAGCCTGGTGATGACGGACCTGTACATGCCGGTGATGGACGGGTTCGCGTTGGTGGAGCGCATCCGCGCGGAGGAGCCACTGCGCAACATTCCCATCATCGCCATCTCCGCGGGGGGCAAGGAGGCGCAGGATCGCGCCATGCAACTGGGCGTGGACATCTACCTGCGCAAGCCGGTGCGCTTCGTGGAGGTGCTGGAGACGGTGAAGCAGCTGTTGCGCATCGGGAAGTAG
- a CDS encoding serine/threonine protein kinase, with protein sequence MLKPAINRDIVSGEALFILRNLRENGRLGRSNKLADVKAALEPSVSLEFDSYFFFLRKFHYIAMDREAQLKLTDQGERVVSGEIQERFTLEVGEFFADQLQGEEEESTMAVNPDELGMLLPPPPPELTLDDSEVERTGSPPPLPAAAVPLPPAAVPLPPAAVPLPPVSVSLPPARASRTALPSVDAPLPSYSAPVAARPEPSVPESRREVSSVPAPIPLPPASPPSSFSSSMPPPASSSASPATASKGAELDMRYQKFDPLGSGPLGTVFKGRFNALGLDVCIKELKDIFGYFSFLQRGEVLKRLKKELCAQAQVRHPSIVEILDQNVDSARPYFVLQLLRTSLREKLEAGGGKGVPVSLALRCFLQLAYGLRAAHAAGLHHHNLKPENVLFDDYGNARLADFGMGRVIEVDATKGMPQVFMGTGGMVYMAPELINRTKDAGASADVYGLGILLYEMFTGQIPGRRSPLPSEVNPEAPSGLDSIFDKMTQDKKDQRYPDIDAMLEDLYKAFPEREFLEKGDLVLSSEPQLG encoded by the coding sequence ATGCTCAAGCCCGCTATCAACCGCGACATCGTCAGCGGCGAGGCGCTGTTCATCCTCCGCAACCTGAGAGAGAACGGACGCCTGGGACGCTCGAACAAGCTGGCCGACGTCAAGGCCGCGCTCGAGCCGTCCGTCTCGCTCGAGTTCGACAGCTACTTCTTCTTCCTGCGCAAGTTTCACTACATCGCGATGGACCGCGAGGCCCAGCTCAAGCTCACCGATCAAGGGGAGCGCGTGGTGAGCGGGGAGATTCAGGAGCGGTTCACCCTGGAGGTGGGTGAGTTCTTCGCCGATCAGCTGCAGGGCGAAGAAGAAGAGTCCACCATGGCCGTCAACCCCGACGAGCTGGGCATGCTGCTTCCACCGCCTCCGCCCGAGCTCACCCTGGACGACTCGGAGGTCGAGCGCACGGGCAGCCCGCCGCCGTTGCCGGCCGCCGCGGTGCCCCTGCCGCCTGCCGCGGTGCCCTTGCCACCTGCCGCGGTGCCCCTGCCCCCTGTTTCGGTGTCGCTGCCTCCGGCCAGGGCCTCCCGGACGGCGCTGCCCTCGGTGGACGCGCCCCTGCCGTCCTATTCCGCCCCGGTGGCTGCCCGCCCGGAGCCGTCCGTGCCGGAGAGCCGCCGGGAAGTCTCATCGGTGCCCGCGCCCATCCCGCTTCCCCCTGCCTCCCCGCCCTCTTCCTTCTCCTCCTCCATGCCCCCTCCCGCCTCTTCTTCCGCATCCCCGGCGACCGCCTCCAAGGGCGCTGAGTTGGACATGCGCTACCAGAAGTTCGATCCCCTCGGTTCTGGACCGCTGGGCACGGTGTTCAAGGGGCGCTTCAACGCGCTCGGGCTGGATGTCTGCATCAAGGAGCTGAAAGACATCTTCGGGTACTTCTCCTTTCTTCAGCGCGGCGAGGTGCTCAAGCGGCTGAAGAAGGAACTGTGCGCCCAGGCCCAGGTGCGCCATCCCTCCATCGTGGAGATTCTCGACCAGAACGTGGACTCGGCCCGCCCCTACTTCGTCCTGCAGCTGCTCCGGACCAGCCTCCGGGAGAAGCTCGAGGCGGGGGGGGGCAAAGGGGTCCCGGTGTCCCTGGCGCTCCGCTGCTTCCTGCAGCTGGCCTACGGGTTGCGCGCGGCCCACGCGGCCGGGCTGCACCACCACAACCTCAAGCCGGAGAACGTTCTCTTTGACGATTACGGCAACGCGAGGCTGGCGGACTTCGGCATGGGGCGAGTGATCGAGGTGGATGCCACCAAGGGAATGCCTCAGGTCTTCATGGGCACCGGAGGCATGGTCTACATGGCGCCGGAGCTCATCAACCGCACCAAGGATGCGGGCGCCTCGGCCGACGTGTACGGCCTGGGCATCCTCCTCTACGAGATGTTCACCGGTCAGATTCCCGGCCGCCGCTCCCCGCTGCCCTCCGAAGTCAATCCCGAGGCGCCCTCCGGGCTGGATTCCATCTTCGACAAGATGACGCAGGACAAGAAGGACCAGCGCTACCCGGACATCGACGCGATGCTGGAGGACCTCTACAAGGCCTTCCCGGAGCGGGAGTTCCTCGAGAAGGGCGACTTGGTGCTCTCCTCGGAGCCGCAGCTGGGCTAG
- a CDS encoding general secretion pathway protein GspE, which yields MAAPQRNRIGELLVKARVIDELQLRSALAQHDQWGGRLSRVIVDMGIANEETIINAICQGMGIQRMHLGHVTRDPSALAKVDVSLAEQKGIFPVALKDNGKTLVLAMSDPTDLNTVDQVVARSRARVTVVIAGDKEIENAILRHYRGQEPNVSTRFADEDPSVQGDTGEDEFKVVDMSGKTVVKRIADVAPSQAAAAAPAASGAGASAADILDEILSGGAPSASLTPEEMQRLQAVQQNQEKSSKILRALLELLLEKGALSQKELATRMRS from the coding sequence ATGGCCGCCCCTCAACGCAACCGCATCGGAGAACTCCTCGTCAAAGCCCGTGTCATCGACGAGTTGCAGCTGCGCAGCGCCCTTGCCCAGCATGATCAATGGGGAGGCCGCCTGTCGCGCGTCATCGTGGACATGGGCATCGCCAACGAGGAGACCATCATCAACGCCATCTGCCAGGGCATGGGCATCCAGCGCATGCACCTGGGCCACGTCACGAGGGATCCCAGCGCCCTGGCCAAGGTGGACGTGAGTCTCGCCGAGCAGAAGGGCATCTTCCCGGTCGCCCTCAAGGACAACGGCAAGACGTTGGTCCTCGCCATGTCCGACCCCACGGACCTGAACACCGTGGACCAGGTGGTGGCCAGGAGCCGCGCCCGCGTCACCGTGGTGATTGCCGGCGATAAGGAGATCGAAAACGCCATCCTCCGCCACTACCGCGGCCAGGAGCCCAACGTCTCCACGCGCTTTGCCGACGAGGATCCGTCCGTGCAGGGCGACACCGGAGAAGACGAGTTCAAGGTCGTCGACATGAGCGGCAAGACGGTGGTGAAGCGCATCGCCGACGTCGCCCCGTCCCAGGCGGCGGCCGCTGCCCCCGCTGCCAGTGGGGCGGGCGCGAGTGCCGCGGACATCCTCGATGAGATTCTCTCGGGAGGAGCCCCTTCCGCGAGCCTGACCCCCGAGGAGATGCAGCGGCTCCAGGCGGTTCAGCAGAACCAGGAGAAGAGTTCGAAGATCCTCCGGGCCCTGCTCGAGTTGCTGCTGGAAAAGGGCGCCCTCTCCCAGAAGGAGCTGGCGACCCGGATGCGGTCCTGA
- a CDS encoding CPXCG motif-containing cysteine-rich protein, producing MQPFADAQVLSCPYCGEEVEVQADSVGPSSEQYVEDCSVCCRPWAVSVTREGEEVWVSLGRDDD from the coding sequence ATGCAGCCTTTCGCGGACGCGCAGGTGCTGAGCTGTCCCTATTGCGGCGAGGAGGTGGAGGTGCAAGCCGACTCCGTGGGCCCCTCGTCGGAGCAATACGTCGAGGACTGCTCCGTGTGCTGCCGGCCTTGGGCGGTCTCCGTCACCCGCGAGGGGGAGGAAGTGTGGGTGAGTCTCGGCCGGGACGACGATTGA
- a CDS encoding Hsp20/alpha crystallin family protein yields MQTRFNPFELRNGAAVVGPLMRDFDFLFHGLAGPTGRHGTSFAPPADIFETQAGLTLQVDLPGHDPKTIEVKVEQGVLTFRSERKAEPNAKENARRLERGFGVYTRSFTLPDTVDATKVEARYEQGVLTLTLPRKEESKPRVIEVKVQG; encoded by the coding sequence ATGCAGACCCGTTTCAATCCGTTCGAGTTGCGCAATGGGGCCGCCGTCGTGGGGCCGCTCATGAGGGATTTCGACTTCCTGTTCCACGGCCTGGCAGGCCCCACGGGGCGCCACGGCACCAGCTTCGCGCCCCCCGCCGACATCTTCGAGACCCAAGCGGGGCTCACCCTGCAGGTAGACCTGCCGGGGCATGACCCGAAGACCATCGAAGTGAAGGTGGAGCAGGGAGTGTTGACTTTCCGCTCCGAGCGCAAGGCCGAGCCGAACGCCAAGGAGAATGCCCGCCGACTGGAGCGTGGCTTCGGGGTCTACACCCGCTCCTTCACGCTGCCGGACACCGTGGACGCCACCAAGGTGGAGGCGCGCTACGAGCAAGGCGTGCTCACGCTGACGCTGCCTCGCAAGGAAGAGTCCAAGCCCCGCGTCATCGAAGTGAAGGTGCAGGGCTGA
- a CDS encoding response regulator encodes MSTGSGQQKEELLPSGTTDQLYTTHDISRLLQVDPSTVSKWIDRGILMAFRTPGGHRRVRSTDLRSFLIAHQMPVPDELGSGTVKLLVVDDERPVLDAIKRAFKPYTAQVELQSTSSGVEALLLVSEQKPHGMLIDLNMPDIDGLEVCRRIRARKQMESVRLITMTSNHSPEVVEQSKQAGAIACLAKPLDVQQVLELFRIPLALGVKK; translated from the coding sequence ATGAGCACCGGATCTGGTCAGCAAAAGGAAGAGTTGTTGCCGTCGGGAACGACGGACCAGTTGTACACCACCCACGACATCAGTCGGCTGCTGCAGGTGGATCCCTCGACCGTCAGCAAGTGGATTGACCGGGGTATCCTGATGGCGTTCCGTACGCCAGGAGGACACCGGCGAGTTCGCTCGACGGACCTGCGCTCCTTCCTCATCGCTCACCAGATGCCGGTGCCCGATGAGCTAGGCAGTGGGACGGTGAAACTGCTGGTGGTGGACGACGAGCGCCCTGTGTTGGATGCCATCAAGCGCGCGTTCAAGCCCTACACGGCCCAAGTGGAGCTTCAGAGCACCAGCAGCGGCGTGGAAGCGCTGCTGCTCGTCTCCGAGCAGAAGCCCCACGGCATGCTCATCGACCTGAACATGCCGGACATCGACGGTCTGGAGGTGTGCCGCCGCATTCGCGCTCGCAAGCAGATGGAGAGCGTGCGGCTCATCACCATGACCTCCAACCACTCGCCCGAGGTGGTGGAGCAGTCGAAACAGGCTGGCGCCATCGCCTGTCTGGCCAAGCCGCTGGACGTACAGCAGGTGCTGGAGCTGTTCCGCATCCCGCTAGCGCTCGGCGTCAAGAAGTAG
- a CDS encoding KdsC family phosphatase — MTETQPKPTKEELSARAARVRLLVFDVDGVLTDGGLYYGDGGELMKRFDVKDGHALVMARLMGLPAALLTARTSNIVEVRGRELGLAAILQGKKEKTPALHDLLTQFSIPPESCAYMGDDLNDLGPMSHVGLSACPADAVPEVRQEAHFVAQNRGGHGAARELVELCLKASGRWEEAVGLMRRSEKKSGRVG; from the coding sequence ATGACGGAGACGCAGCCCAAGCCGACCAAGGAGGAGTTGTCCGCCCGGGCCGCGCGGGTGCGCCTCCTTGTGTTCGACGTGGATGGCGTGCTCACGGATGGGGGCCTCTACTACGGCGACGGCGGCGAGCTCATGAAGCGCTTCGACGTCAAGGACGGCCATGCGCTGGTGATGGCCCGCCTGATGGGACTGCCCGCCGCGCTGCTCACGGCCAGAACGTCCAACATCGTCGAAGTCCGCGGGCGAGAACTGGGACTTGCGGCTATCCTCCAAGGCAAGAAGGAAAAAACGCCCGCCCTGCACGATCTGCTCACCCAGTTCTCCATACCTCCTGAGTCCTGTGCTTATATGGGGGACGACCTGAACGACCTGGGCCCGATGTCACACGTAGGACTTTCAGCCTGTCCTGCGGACGCCGTACCCGAAGTCAGGCAGGAAGCCCACTTCGTGGCCCAGAACCGCGGAGGCCATGGAGCCGCCAGAGAATTGGTGGAGCTGTGTCTCAAGGCCAGTGGACGGTGGGAAGAGGCGGTAGGTTTGATGAGACGGTCAGAGAAGAAGAGCGGTCGAGTTGGTTGA
- the kdsA gene encoding 3-deoxy-8-phosphooctulonate synthase: MITLAGHTVGPGQKLFVIAGPDVIESEELALRHAHLLKGITARLGVPYAFKCSYDKANRTSGKSFRGPGLKEGLRVLRRIREEVGVPILTDVHDISQVGPAAEVVDIIQIPAFLCRQTDLVEAVARSGRGVNLKKGQFVAPKDIVHSARKAVESGNPNVLVTERGASFGYNNLVVDMRGFLQMREAGLAVCFDATHSVQLPSAGNGETAGERKFVPLLSRAAAAAGIDALFTEVHEDPDRALCDGPCSLTPQMFEDVVQSVLSIRRALGHEPAV; the protein is encoded by the coding sequence ATGATCACCCTCGCAGGCCACACCGTGGGCCCGGGCCAGAAGCTGTTCGTCATCGCCGGGCCGGATGTCATCGAGTCCGAGGAGCTGGCGCTCCGGCACGCGCACCTGCTCAAAGGCATCACCGCCCGGCTGGGCGTGCCGTATGCCTTCAAGTGCTCCTATGACAAGGCCAACCGCACCAGCGGCAAGTCCTTCCGAGGCCCCGGCCTGAAGGAAGGCCTGCGCGTGCTGCGGCGCATCCGCGAAGAGGTGGGAGTCCCCATCCTCACGGACGTCCACGACATCAGCCAGGTGGGCCCCGCCGCCGAGGTGGTGGACATCATCCAGATTCCCGCCTTCCTCTGCCGACAGACGGACCTGGTGGAGGCCGTGGCCCGCTCGGGCCGGGGCGTCAACCTCAAGAAGGGCCAGTTCGTGGCCCCCAAGGACATCGTCCACTCGGCGCGCAAGGCCGTGGAGTCCGGCAACCCCAACGTCCTGGTGACCGAGCGCGGCGCCAGCTTCGGCTACAACAACCTCGTGGTGGACATGCGCGGCTTCCTCCAGATGCGCGAGGCGGGCCTGGCGGTGTGCTTCGACGCCACCCACTCCGTGCAGTTGCCCTCGGCCGGCAATGGGGAAACGGCCGGAGAGCGCAAATTCGTGCCGCTCCTGTCCCGCGCCGCCGCCGCCGCGGGCATTGACGCCCTGTTCACCGAGGTACACGAGGACCCGGACCGTGCCCTGTGTGACGGTCCGTGCTCACTCACACCCCAGATGTTTGAAGACGTGGTACAAAGTGTGCTGTCGATTCGCCGGGCCCTGGGCCACGAACCGGCGGTGTGA